A window of Aliarcobacter trophiarum LMG 25534 contains these coding sequences:
- a CDS encoding ABC transporter permease gives MKSSVFINLIFLLLHKQKTKYISIFILSTLIIFLISTVIFIKSSLQNEILKTLETHNDFIIQREFAGRIFDINNQIEDKIREIYGVQNISKRVYGRYKFLSEDVYFTIIGVDFSNINKELRNLSIENISKDEMIVGLEVSKLLKKYQYKNSYDFLLPNKDVKRVNIVKVLEKESNIVSSDIIILDINLARDILGINRDFSTNIAFDVPNELERANIKQKLQRLDLDLKITQKEDILKKYETIFNYKGGVFLILYLVVIFSFIIILYQRYSSISINERKQIAIFKAIGYSVRDIIKIKMSENFIVAFISYLFGILLAYIFVFILNAPILKNIFIDFSNIKNDFIIYPYIEFSTFVTLFLFFIVLFLSSVLIPVWRISAINPYESLK, from the coding sequence ATGAAGAGTAGTGTATTTATAAATCTTATTTTTTTGTTACTTCATAAGCAAAAAACAAAATACATATCTATTTTTATACTATCTACTTTGATAATATTTTTAATATCAACAGTTATTTTTATAAAATCTTCTTTGCAAAATGAGATTCTAAAAACATTGGAAACTCACAATGATTTTATTATTCAAAGGGAGTTTGCTGGAAGAATTTTTGATATAAATAATCAAATTGAAGATAAAATAAGAGAAATTTATGGAGTTCAAAATATTTCAAAAAGAGTTTATGGAAGATATAAATTTTTGAGTGAAGATGTTTATTTTACTATTATTGGAGTAGATTTTTCAAATATAAATAAAGAGTTAAGAAATTTGAGTATTGAAAATATATCAAAAGATGAGATGATTGTAGGTTTAGAAGTATCTAAGTTACTAAAAAAATATCAATATAAAAATAGTTATGATTTTTTGCTTCCAAATAAAGATGTAAAAAGAGTAAATATAGTAAAAGTGTTAGAAAAAGAATCAAATATAGTATCAAGTGATATTATTATTTTGGATATAAACCTTGCTAGGGATATTTTAGGTATAAATAGAGATTTTTCAACAAATATTGCTTTTGATGTTCCAAATGAGCTTGAAAGGGCAAATATAAAACAGAAACTTCAAAGATTAGATTTGGACTTAAAAATTACTCAAAAAGAGGATATTTTAAAAAAATATGAGACAATTTTTAACTATAAAGGAGGAGTTTTTTTGATACTTTATTTGGTAGTTATATTTTCATTTATAATTATTTTATATCAAAGATACTCTTCAATAAGCATAAATGAGAGGAAACAAATAGCTATATTTAAAGCTATTGGATATAGTGTACGAGATATTATAAAAATCAAAATGAGTGAAAATTTTATTGTAGCTTTTATCTCTTACCTTTTTGGAATATTATTAGCATATATTTTTGTATTTATTTTAAATGCTCCTATACTAAAAAATATATTTATAGATTTTTCAAATATAAAAAATGATTTTATAATCTACCCATATATTGAGTTTTCCACTTTTGTAACACTTTTTTTATTTTTTATAGTTTTATTTTTGAGTTCAGTTTTAATCCCTGTATGGAGGATTTCAGCGATAAATCCATATGAAAGTTTAAAATGA
- a CDS encoding ABC transporter ATP-binding protein translates to MIVVKNISKIYFEGSKKEFYALKNINFEIKEGSFVIFKGVSGSGKSTLLSILATISKPSSGEIFFNNEVVSKYPDIHSSNFRARNIAYIFQSFNLFEDLTVFANVSFPLIPLGFSQKEIDEKVEEILSLSNIIHKKDEIVSNLSGGEKQRCAIARALVNRANTILCDEPTSSLDFENSLNFIKSIRELKKAGKTIVVATHDPLFFDLDFVDKIFELKNGELVE, encoded by the coding sequence ATGATAGTAGTAAAAAATATAAGTAAAATATATTTTGAAGGTAGTAAAAAAGAGTTTTATGCACTAAAAAATATAAATTTTGAGATAAAAGAAGGTTCATTTGTGATATTTAAAGGTGTAAGTGGAAGTGGAAAATCAACACTTTTATCGATACTTGCTACTATTTCAAAGCCTAGTTCTGGTGAAATTTTTTTTAATAATGAAGTAGTATCAAAGTATCCAGATATTCACTCTAGTAATTTTAGAGCAAGAAATATAGCTTATATTTTTCAATCTTTTAATCTTTTTGAAGATTTAACTGTTTTTGCAAATGTTAGTTTTCCACTAATTCCTTTGGGTTTCTCACAAAAAGAGATTGATGAAAAAGTGGAAGAGATTCTTAGTTTGTCAAATATTATACATAAAAAAGATGAGATAGTTTCAAATCTTTCAGGTGGAGAAAAACAAAGATGTGCAATTGCAAGAGCATTGGTAAATAGGGCAAACACTATTTTGTGTGATGAGCCAACATCTTCTCTTGATTTTGAAAACTCTTTAAATTTTATTAAAAGTATAAGAGAGTTGAAAAAAGCTGGAAAAACTATAGTTGTAGCGACTCATGATCCACTATTTTTTGATTTAGATTTTGTAGATAAGATATTTGAATTAAAAAATGGAGAGTTAGTTGAATAG
- the ilvD gene encoding dihydroxy-acid dehydratase has protein sequence MRSDEVKKGYDRAPHRSLLRATGLKDEDFNKPFIGVANSFIEIIPGHFFLDKVSKIIKDEIKAMGCVPFEFNTIGVDDGIAMGHDGMLFSLPSRELIANSIETVMNAHKLDAMIAIPNCDKIVPGMIMGALRVNVPTVFVSGGAMQKGYSKDGTPIDLATAFEAVGKFEAGEITEEELKDIECNACPSGGSCSGMFTANSMNTLMEAMGIALPGNGTILALTKEREELYRKAARRICEIALDKANSDKFRLKNILNENAVKNAFAVDMAMGGSSNTVLHMLAIAKEAGVNFELKDINDISKRVSHIAKISPSLTTVHMEDINKAGGVSAVMHEMSKRGDDILLDNLTVTGETLKDRIKDSKILDTNIIHTIDNPYSEVGGLAILYGNLAEQGAVIKTAGITGARAMSGKAVCFDGQAEAIKGIVGGKVKAGDVVVIRYEGPKGGPGMQEMLAPTSLIMGMGLGDSVALITDGRFSGATRGASIGHVSPEAAEGGMIGLLKDGDIINIDVDKYILSVNLSDEEIAKRKESFKPLKKPIKSSWLGQYRALVTNASSGAVLRTDL, from the coding sequence ATGAGAAGTGATGAAGTAAAAAAAGGTTACGATAGAGCCCCACATAGGTCTCTTTTAAGAGCAACAGGATTAAAAGATGAAGATTTTAATAAGCCATTTATTGGAGTTGCTAATTCATTTATAGAGATTATTCCAGGACATTTTTTTCTAGATAAAGTTTCAAAAATCATTAAAGATGAGATAAAAGCTATGGGTTGTGTGCCTTTTGAGTTTAATACTATTGGAGTTGATGATGGAATTGCTATGGGTCATGATGGAATGCTTTTTTCACTTCCTAGTCGTGAATTAATTGCAAACTCTATAGAAACTGTTATGAATGCACATAAATTAGATGCCATGATTGCTATTCCAAACTGTGATAAAATTGTTCCTGGTATGATTATGGGTGCTTTAAGAGTAAATGTACCAACTGTTTTTGTAAGTGGTGGAGCTATGCAAAAAGGATATTCAAAAGATGGTACTCCAATAGATTTAGCAACTGCATTTGAAGCTGTTGGAAAGTTTGAAGCAGGGGAAATAACTGAAGAAGAGCTAAAAGATATTGAATGTAATGCATGTCCAAGTGGTGGCTCTTGTTCTGGAATGTTTACTGCAAACTCTATGAATACACTTATGGAAGCTATGGGAATAGCACTTCCTGGAAATGGTACTATTTTAGCTTTGACAAAAGAGAGAGAAGAGCTGTATAGAAAAGCTGCAAGAAGAATTTGTGAAATTGCTCTTGATAAAGCAAATAGTGATAAGTTTAGATTAAAAAATATTTTAAATGAAAATGCAGTAAAAAATGCTTTTGCAGTTGATATGGCAATGGGAGGAAGCTCAAATACTGTTTTACATATGTTAGCAATTGCAAAAGAGGCAGGAGTTAATTTTGAGTTAAAAGATATTAATGATATTTCAAAAAGAGTTTCTCATATTGCAAAAATATCTCCTAGCTTAACAACAGTTCACATGGAAGATATAAATAAAGCTGGTGGAGTAAGTGCAGTTATGCATGAGATGAGTAAAAGAGGAGATGATATTTTACTTGATAATCTTACAGTTACAGGGGAAACTCTAAAAGATAGAATAAAAGATTCAAAAATTCTTGATACAAATATTATTCATACTATTGATAATCCATATAGTGAGGTTGGTGGATTAGCTATTTTATATGGAAACTTAGCTGAGCAAGGGGCTGTTATAAAAACTGCTGGAATAACAGGAGCTAGGGCTATGAGTGGTAAAGCTGTATGTTTTGATGGTCAGGCTGAAGCTATAAAAGGAATTGTAGGTGGAAAAGTAAAAGCAGGAGATGTAGTTGTAATAAGATACGAAGGACCAAAAGGAGGTCCAGGAATGCAAGAGATGTTAGCACCAACAAGCCTTATTATGGGAATGGGGCTAGGAGATAGTGTTGCATTAATTACTGATGGAAGATTTAGTGGAGCAACAAGAGGTGCCTCTATTGGACATGTAAGTCCAGAAGCAGCTGAAGGTGGAATGATTGGGCTTTTAAAAGATGGAGATATAATAAATATTGATGTTGATAAATATATTTTGAGTGTAAATTTAAGTGATGAAGAGATTGCAAAAAGAAAAGAGAGTTTTAAACCACTTAAAAAACCAATAAAATCTTCTTGGCTTGGGCAATATAGAGCATTGGTTACAAATGCAAGCAGTGGAGCTGTATTAAGAACAGATTTATAG
- a CDS encoding Do family serine endopeptidase: MNKKLFFVSIALAGVLFAKNIEFEEMDKNPQRVNPNQQNQILSFGNSIKSSVSSIVNISAKRSVNPNMDTLPLQMFDDPFFKKFFGEEFSNQFKQNRVQRSLGSGVIVTKDGYIVTNNHVVENAEEINVTIGDDPAEYSAKLIGKDKDSDIAVVKIDINKPLTPIKLGDSSSLMVGDVTFAIGNPFGVGNTVTMGIISALNKNRVGINRYENYIQTDASINPGNSGGALVDSRGALIGINTAILSKSGGNDGIGFAIPVEMVKDVVSKLVSDGKVVRGYLGVVIVDLDKDSQQVYKRKEGAIILDISNDTPASKYGLKRGDLVYSINGKEVKDRNSLQNAIASFMPNEKIKLEIERDKKDIVLDIVLADRSNISGALPDNNQIILSGLKVSTITPETIKKYRLPLESMGILITDVEPKSKAEKIGFQAGDIIIQIEDVEIKNYSNIETALKRYNKEHKRVYINRYGQTIMFVIQ, encoded by the coding sequence GTGAATAAAAAACTTTTCTTTGTATCTATAGCATTAGCTGGTGTGCTTTTTGCAAAAAATATTGAGTTTGAAGAGATGGATAAAAATCCTCAAAGAGTAAATCCAAATCAGCAAAATCAGATTTTATCTTTTGGAAATAGCATAAAATCTTCTGTTAGTTCTATCGTAAATATATCTGCAAAAAGAAGTGTAAACCCAAATATGGACACTCTTCCTTTACAGATGTTTGATGACCCATTTTTCAAGAAATTTTTTGGAGAAGAGTTCTCAAATCAGTTTAAACAAAATAGAGTTCAAAGGTCTTTAGGCTCAGGAGTTATTGTTACAAAAGATGGTTATATAGTTACAAATAACCATGTAGTTGAGAATGCTGAAGAGATAAATGTAACTATTGGAGATGACCCAGCTGAATATAGTGCTAAGCTAATAGGAAAAGATAAGGATAGTGATATTGCTGTTGTAAAAATTGATATAAATAAGCCTTTAACTCCCATTAAATTAGGAGATTCTAGCTCTTTAATGGTTGGTGATGTAACATTTGCTATTGGTAATCCTTTTGGAGTTGGAAATACTGTAACTATGGGTATAATATCAGCTTTAAATAAAAATAGAGTTGGAATAAATAGATACGAAAATTATATTCAAACAGATGCTTCTATAAATCCTGGAAATAGTGGTGGAGCTTTGGTTGATAGCCGAGGAGCACTAATAGGAATAAATACTGCAATATTGTCAAAAAGTGGTGGAAATGATGGTATTGGTTTTGCAATTCCTGTTGAGATGGTAAAAGATGTAGTAAGTAAACTTGTAAGTGATGGAAAAGTTGTAAGAGGTTATTTAGGTGTTGTAATTGTTGATTTAGATAAAGATAGCCAACAAGTTTATAAGAGAAAAGAGGGGGCTATAATCTTAGATATTTCAAATGATACACCAGCTTCAAAGTATGGATTAAAACGAGGTGATTTGGTTTATTCAATAAATGGTAAAGAGGTAAAAGATAGAAATAGTTTGCAAAATGCAATAGCATCTTTTATGCCAAACGAAAAGATTAAATTAGAGATAGAAAGAGATAAAAAAGATATTGTTTTGGATATAGTTTTAGCAGATAGATCAAATATATCTGGTGCATTACCTGATAATAATCAAATAATTTTAAGTGGATTAAAAGTTAGTACTATTACTCCTGAAACTATTAAGAAATATAGATTACCTCTTGAGAGTATGGGAATATTAATCACAGATGTTGAACCAAAATCTAAGGCTGAAAAAATAGGTTTTCAAGCTGGAGATATAATTATTCAAATAGAAGATGTTGAGATTAAAAATTATTCTAATATAGAAACAGCTTTAAAGAGATATAATAAAGAGCATAAAAGAGTTTATATAAATCGATATGGACAAACTATTATGTTTGTAATTCAATAG
- a CDS encoding response regulator transcription factor: MIKILMIEDDLELAQIITDYLKSFDIDVTTTDSPYNGLSMLNLSKEYQLLILDLTLPEIDGLELIPKIREKSQIPIIISSARDDILDKVMGLERGADDYLPKPYNPRELQARIKTILKRVDNKIEDNKAQRNRVFELKESDMQILFKGESLVLTLAEYDILKLLIQRNHGVVSREDFIYNSDNIEDESSLKNIDVIISRIRTKLANIDNSKQYIKSVRGIGYQLI; the protein is encoded by the coding sequence ATTATTAAAATACTTATGATAGAAGATGATTTGGAGTTAGCTCAAATTATTACAGATTATTTAAAATCTTTTGATATAGATGTTACAACGACGGATAGTCCATATAATGGGCTATCAATGTTAAACTTAAGTAAAGAGTATCAACTTTTAATTTTAGATTTAACCTTACCTGAAATAGATGGTTTAGAACTTATTCCAAAAATAAGAGAAAAATCTCAAATTCCAATAATTATAAGTTCAGCAAGAGATGATATTTTGGATAAAGTTATGGGACTTGAAAGAGGAGCGGATGATTATTTGCCAAAACCATATAATCCAAGAGAACTTCAAGCTAGAATTAAAACGATTTTGAAGAGAGTAGATAACAAAATAGAGGATAATAAAGCTCAACGAAATAGAGTTTTTGAGTTAAAAGAGAGTGATATGCAAATTCTTTTTAAAGGAGAGAGTTTGGTATTGACTTTAGCTGAATATGATATTTTAAAACTACTTATTCAAAGAAACCATGGAGTTGTTTCAAGAGAGGATTTTATTTATAATAGCGATAATATAGAAGATGAGTCATCTTTAAAAAATATAGATGTAATAATCTCAAGAATTAGAACAAAACTTGCAAATATTGATAATTCTAAACAATATATAAAATCAGTAAGAGGTATTGGTTATCAGCTAATATGA
- a CDS encoding ArsS family sensor histidine kinase, translating into MIRNISISTFVNIIFALAFVSIFLTFAIFIRYDKERYDLSLQNRYELIAENFLILFQDHPNAQRLNELYKKFNVKPIEDRDRKLEIINNAQELKITQNYLGTYRVYRFDDIYYIYVQRYGYNIILRDTKQHNYNVAFIIAGFVLSLIVFIFLYEILNRKLRPLRLLNKQIIEFSNGNRDIKLEYKSHDEVGTIAKNFNEAINIINNQSKSKDLFMRNMMHELKTPITKAMFIAETLDDDKTRENLQRAFRRMDDIIKELATVEKLTSQNTMIYKEKINFLAIFQKTMELMLINSENIEQKIEDFWFEVDIYMMSIALKNLLDNAIKFSTNKKAIIEANKNIIKVISYGEPLKNELSFYTDAFYQEDKRSSGFGLGLYIVKTIVNLHKFKLEYEHIDGKNCFIIKLLNYN; encoded by the coding sequence ATGATAAGAAATATCTCCATATCAACTTTTGTAAATATAATTTTTGCTTTAGCTTTTGTATCTATTTTTCTAACTTTTGCTATATTTATAAGATATGATAAAGAGAGGTATGATTTAAGTTTACAAAATAGATATGAGTTAATCGCTGAAAACTTTTTAATACTTTTTCAAGACCATCCAAATGCTCAAAGATTAAATGAACTTTACAAAAAATTTAATGTAAAGCCAATAGAAGATAGAGATAGAAAGTTAGAGATTATAAACAACGCTCAAGAGTTAAAAATTACACAAAATTATCTTGGAACTTATAGAGTATATAGATTTGATGATATTTATTATATATATGTACAACGATATGGTTACAATATTATTTTAAGAGATACAAAACAACATAATTATAATGTTGCCTTTATAATTGCTGGGTTTGTTCTCTCTTTGATTGTATTTATATTTTTGTATGAAATATTAAATAGAAAATTAAGACCTTTGAGGCTTTTAAATAAACAAATTATTGAATTTTCAAATGGAAATAGAGATATAAAGTTAGAATATAAAAGCCATGATGAGGTAGGAACAATAGCTAAAAATTTTAATGAAGCTATAAATATTATCAATAATCAATCAAAATCAAAAGATTTGTTTATGAGAAATATGATGCATGAACTTAAAACTCCTATTACTAAAGCTATGTTTATTGCGGAAACACTTGATGATGATAAAACAAGAGAGAATCTTCAAAGAGCATTTAGAAGAATGGATGATATTATAAAAGAGTTGGCAACTGTAGAGAAACTCACTTCACAAAATACTATGATTTATAAAGAGAAGATAAATTTCTTAGCAATTTTTCAAAAAACAATGGAATTGATGCTAATAAATTCAGAAAATATTGAGCAAAAAATAGAAGATTTTTGGTTTGAAGTTGATATTTATATGATGTCAATAGCTCTTAAAAATCTACTTGATAATGCAATTAAATTTTCAACAAATAAAAAAGCAATTATAGAAGCCAATAAAAATATTATAAAAGTAATATCATATGGAGAGCCTTTGAAGAATGAACTCTCTTTTTATACAGATGCCTTTTATCAGGAAGATAAAAGAAGTAGTGGTTTTGGATTGGGGCTTTATATTGTAAAAACTATTGTAAATTTACATAAATTTAAGCTAGAGTATGAGCATATTGATGGTAAAAATTGTTTTATCATAAAGCTATTAAATTATAATTAA
- a CDS encoding SIMPL domain-containing protein produces the protein MQSRSSSFILGIFLFFGLIGLGVFVANGIVKFKELDRTVVVKGLSEKEVLANVVIMPIKMTQTSNDLEALIQKIDLDTNKVIKFLRENGIKDEDITLGAVSIVDKMANEFSNQDFAMRYLASKVINIYSMEVDKIRALSSKLSELSQKGVLFKIDDYDSKIEYIYTKLNEIKPSMIEEATSNARAVAQKFAQDSNSKLGKIKKASQGQFEVVSRDKNSDHIKNIRVVSTIEYYLAD, from the coding sequence ATGCAAAGTAGAAGTTCATCATTTATTTTAGGAATATTCCTATTTTTTGGTTTAATAGGATTGGGGGTTTTTGTAGCAAATGGAATTGTAAAATTTAAGGAGCTTGATAGAACGGTTGTTGTTAAAGGTTTATCTGAAAAAGAAGTTTTAGCAAATGTTGTAATTATGCCAATAAAAATGACACAAACAAGTAATGATTTAGAGGCATTAATTCAAAAAATTGATCTAGATACCAACAAAGTTATAAAATTCTTGAGAGAAAATGGTATCAAAGATGAAGATATAACTTTAGGTGCAGTGTCAATAGTTGATAAGATGGCTAATGAGTTTTCAAATCAAGATTTTGCAATGAGATATTTAGCTTCAAAAGTTATAAATATTTATAGTATGGAAGTTGATAAAATTAGAGCTTTAAGTAGTAAACTATCAGAACTTTCTCAAAAAGGTGTTTTATTTAAAATAGATGATTACGATAGTAAAATAGAGTATATTTATACAAAATTAAATGAAATAAAACCAAGTATGATTGAAGAAGCTACTTCAAATGCAAGAGCTGTTGCACAAAAATTTGCACAAGATTCAAATAGTAAATTAGGAAAAATCAAAAAAGCTAGTCAAGGTCAGTTTGAGGTTGTAAGTCGTGATAAAAATAGTGATCACATAAAAAATATTAGGGTAGTATCCACTATTGAGTACTATTTAGCTGATTAA
- the alaS gene encoding alanine--tRNA ligase encodes MDIRKEYLEFFKNKGHEVISSMPLVPDDPTLMFTNAGMVQFKDIFTGNIPAPKNKRATSCQLCIRAGGKHNDLENVGYTARHHTLFEMLGNFSFGDYFKEDAIAYAWEFVTVNLSLPIEKLWVTVHNSDDEAFNIWSKYISKDRILKFGDKDNFWSMGDTGACGPCSEIFYDQGEEHFNGPEDKMGGDGDRFLEIWNLVFMQYERTKSGELLALPKPSIDTGMGLERVIAIKEGVLNNFDSSNFKPIIETLEEVANKKATKENIGSYRVIADHLRATSFMLSQGILFGNEGRPYVLRRILRRAIRHGYLIGLRKPFMAKLVDTLVNIMGGHYVELKENSNYIKEQLTLEEERFFKTIDLGMSLFSEELSNTKDIFSGSVAFKLYDTYGFPLDLTQDMLKDRGLEVDLVKFEELMKNQKAMAKAAWKGSGDSANGGDFKTLIEKYGLNEFVGYTNISYSSKIVALLDENFSEVEALKNQKGWALLDKTPFYATSGGQNGDIGAIEFDSTNIMVLETSKFHNLNLSKIDVKDIGISKNQIVKAVVVNRYEIAKHHSATHLLQSALKMVLGDSVSQAGSYNDDLKLRFDFTYPKAMTPDQINEVEDLVNSMINRALVGVVEELPLEEAKKKGAIAMFGEKYGDIVRVISFGGDVSVEFCGGTHVKNSADIGSFYIIKESGVSAGIRRIEAVVGASAFKYTKEQINKLALLQTEFKSNDIISGVKKLKQEIKELKHELQNAQSKTSTPINEELINDTKLIVSVIENGDLKKIVDDSKNANEKVAILLLQAKDDKVLITAGSKNTPIKAGDWVKQIATILGGNGGGRADFATAGGKDTTKMEEAKEAAILWAKDNL; translated from the coding sequence ATGGATATTAGAAAAGAGTATTTAGAGTTTTTTAAAAATAAAGGTCATGAGGTAATATCTTCAATGCCTTTAGTACCAGATGACCCAACTTTGATGTTTACAAATGCTGGAATGGTTCAGTTTAAAGATATTTTTACAGGAAATATCCCTGCCCCAAAAAATAAAAGAGCAACATCTTGCCAACTTTGCATAAGAGCTGGAGGGAAGCATAATGATTTAGAAAATGTTGGTTATACAGCACGACATCACACACTTTTTGAAATGCTAGGTAATTTCTCTTTTGGAGATTATTTTAAAGAGGATGCTATTGCTTATGCTTGGGAGTTTGTAACGGTTAATTTGAGCCTTCCTATTGAAAAGCTTTGGGTTACAGTACACAATAGTGATGATGAAGCTTTTAATATTTGGAGTAAATATATAAGCAAAGATAGAATTTTGAAATTTGGAGATAAAGACAACTTTTGGTCTATGGGAGATACTGGAGCTTGTGGTCCTTGTAGTGAAATTTTCTATGATCAAGGAGAGGAGCACTTTAATGGTCCTGAAGACAAAATGGGTGGAGATGGAGATAGATTTTTAGAAATTTGGAATTTAGTATTTATGCAGTACGAAAGAACAAAATCTGGAGAACTTTTAGCTCTTCCTAAACCATCTATTGATACAGGAATGGGTCTTGAAAGAGTTATTGCAATAAAAGAGGGAGTTCTTAATAACTTTGACTCTTCAAACTTCAAGCCAATTATTGAAACTTTAGAAGAAGTTGCGAATAAAAAAGCAACTAAAGAGAATATTGGTTCATATAGAGTAATTGCAGACCATTTAAGAGCAACTTCATTTATGCTATCTCAAGGGATTCTTTTTGGAAATGAAGGAAGACCTTATGTTTTAAGAAGAATTTTACGACGAGCAATTAGACATGGATATTTAATAGGACTTAGAAAACCTTTTATGGCAAAACTTGTTGATACTCTTGTAAATATTATGGGTGGACATTATGTTGAATTAAAAGAGAATTCAAACTATATAAAAGAGCAATTAACTCTAGAAGAAGAGAGATTTTTCAAAACTATTGATTTGGGAATGAGCTTATTTAGTGAAGAGTTATCAAATACTAAAGATATTTTTAGTGGAAGTGTTGCATTCAAACTATATGATACTTATGGTTTTCCTCTTGATTTAACACAAGATATGCTAAAAGATAGAGGCTTAGAAGTAGATTTAGTAAAATTTGAAGAGCTTATGAAAAACCAAAAAGCTATGGCAAAAGCTGCTTGGAAAGGTAGTGGAGATAGTGCAAATGGTGGAGATTTTAAAACTCTAATAGAGAAATATGGTTTAAATGAGTTTGTAGGATATACAAATATCTCTTACTCTTCAAAAATAGTGGCACTTTTAGATGAAAACTTCAGTGAAGTAGAAGCTTTAAAAAATCAAAAAGGATGGGCACTTTTAGATAAAACTCCATTTTATGCAACAAGTGGTGGGCAAAATGGTGATATTGGAGCAATAGAATTTGATAGTACAAATATTATGGTTTTAGAAACTTCTAAATTCCATAACCTAAATTTATCAAAAATAGATGTAAAAGATATAGGGATATCAAAGAATCAAATAGTTAAAGCTGTTGTTGTAAATAGATATGAGATTGCAAAACATCATAGTGCTACACACTTACTTCAAAGTGCATTAAAGATGGTTTTAGGAGATAGTGTTTCACAAGCTGGATCTTACAATGATGATTTAAAACTAAGATTTGACTTTACATACCCAAAAGCTATGACACCTGATCAGATAAATGAAGTTGAAGATTTAGTAAACTCTATGATAAATAGAGCATTAGTTGGAGTAGTAGAAGAGCTTCCACTTGAAGAGGCTAAGAAAAAAGGTGCTATTGCTATGTTTGGTGAAAAATATGGTGATATAGTAAGAGTTATTAGTTTTGGTGGAGATGTTTCTGTTGAGTTTTGTGGTGGAACACATGTAAAAAATAGTGCTGATATTGGAAGTTTTTATATAATAAAAGAGAGTGGGGTTAGTGCTGGAATAAGAAGAATTGAAGCAGTTGTTGGTGCTAGTGCTTTTAAATATACTAAAGAACAGATAAATAAATTGGCTCTATTACAAACTGAGTTTAAATCGAATGATATAATTTCAGGTGTTAAAAAACTAAAACAAGAGATAAAAGAGCTTAAACATGAGTTACAAAATGCTCAAAGCAAAACTTCAACTCCAATAAATGAAGAGTTAATTAACGATACTAAACTAATAGTTAGTGTTATTGAAAATGGTGATTTAAAGAAAATTGTTGATGATAGTAAAAATGCAAATGAAAAAGTTGCCATCTTACTTCTACAAGCAAAAGATGACAAAGTTTTAATAACAGCAGGAAGTAAAAACACTCCTATAAAAGCTGGTGACTGGGTAAAACAAATTGCTACTATCTTAGGTGGAAATGGCGGGGGAAGAGCTGATTTTGCAACTGCAGGAGGAAAAGATACAACAAAGATGGAAGAAGCAAAAGAAGCTGCTATTTTATGGGCAAAAGATAATTTATAA
- the trxA gene encoding thioredoxin translates to MGKYIELTSANFDATTKEGVSLVDFWAPWCGPCRMIAPVIDELAGDFEGKANICKVNTDEEQDLAVKYGIRSIPTIIFMKDGEVKDQLIGATSKQALTDKINSLL, encoded by the coding sequence ATGGGTAAATATATTGAATTAACATCGGCAAATTTTGATGCAACAACAAAAGAAGGTGTATCTTTAGTGGATTTTTGGGCTCCTTGGTGTGGTCCTTGTAGAATGATTGCTCCAGTTATTGATGAGTTAGCAGGAGATTTTGAAGGAAAAGCAAATATTTGTAAAGTAAATACAGATGAAGAGCAAGATTTAGCTGTTAAATACGGAATTAGATCTATTCCTACAATTATTTTTATGAAAGATGGTGAAGTTAAAGACCAACTAATTGGTGCTACATCAAAACAAGCCTTAACAGATAAAATTAACTCTTTATTATAA